A window of the Polaribacter sp. HaHaR_3_91 genome harbors these coding sequences:
- a CDS encoding ATP-binding protein codes for MSNVKNWLNYYKNSLTDSENLAVDISRIKNLFHQNYCDLSKATISAKNATEMLDVEEKRINRLKGVTKKDSDNWHQVFDAEIIIAPFQLDFQTDDPNFKQKTIHPFWITARVNRLGQLSAPREIFPLIVRNYLDPIAEVGNDFIFSSIETIAEARDLEQPEVEEEEELDWASYWEYISLVFSEITGIGIEDYRAEGYKTNNKVTYFARSSKISAAKSILFLYENLINETEELPLISKIINPRNRERRDPITDKGFLDYNHLHLGQMSNEFPLSISQRKTLLSYLTAEENGITAVNGPPGTGKTTLLQSLVATEVVRAAINGEEAPVILACSTNNQAVTNIIDSFINSKSTMGNLAERWIPGFNGYATYLPSSSKSEKSLKDINYLKGNMFGNEGTLCDLENENYIHDAKNFFYSRYLDYFGFGANSLEDICNHLQEEISVIEDNLMEGVQISQDYLSSIEKVNNLLLNKENHIKKNVIKISKLQEWRDIIVKIKSLAKEGNFINEIKRYFKVDSEENSKDQEHLFIISKETLTDDKTALAFIKKCITDFNLALSSNLRLKNWKYLNEITGYPFISEEQMWEFEYEKMDSKDKTHRFFYDEIDLSLRHKAFLLATHYWEARWILETEDVLENETEKGTGEKTVIAKWKRRAMLTPCFVATLYTAPTHFLFSQFQGENENGKPIFEYLPLFNFLDLLIIDEAGQVTPEVSIPIFSLAQKAIVVGDLKQIEPIWSIPPKIDYGNLTDQNIVTDLAQKEYLNNIGFLASSGSIMKMAQNACEYETPLVTTKENGLLLLEHRRCNDEIIGFCNELAYDGILKPMKGKAHEDQVFASMMAYHVEGYSERKFNSRHNMNEVKAIILWINRHKEDIQKAYNVDKIESVLGIITPFASQKTELSKALIESGFKVNEIKLGTVHALQGAERNIVLFSSVYTNEDEGVLFFDRDNKPNMLNVAVSRARDSFILFGDTRIFDETKSTPSGILKKHLNMFEMPT; via the coding sequence ATGAGCAACGTAAAAAACTGGTTAAATTATTATAAAAACAGTTTAACAGACAGTGAAAACTTAGCAGTAGACATTTCTAGAATTAAAAACTTATTTCATCAAAATTATTGCGATTTAAGCAAAGCAACCATTAGTGCTAAAAATGCTACTGAAATGCTTGATGTAGAAGAGAAAAGAATTAATAGGTTAAAAGGAGTTACTAAAAAAGATAGCGATAATTGGCATCAAGTATTTGATGCCGAAATTATTATAGCACCTTTTCAGTTAGATTTTCAAACAGACGATCCTAATTTTAAACAAAAAACAATTCACCCCTTTTGGATTACGGCAAGAGTAAACCGTTTAGGTCAATTATCTGCCCCAAGAGAAATATTTCCATTAATAGTTCGTAATTATTTAGACCCGATAGCGGAGGTTGGTAACGATTTTATTTTTTCATCCATAGAAACAATCGCAGAAGCTAGAGATTTAGAACAACCAGAAGTAGAGGAGGAAGAAGAGTTAGATTGGGCTTCTTATTGGGAGTATATTAGTTTAGTTTTTTCAGAAATTACTGGTATCGGTATAGAGGATTATAGGGCAGAAGGATATAAAACCAATAACAAAGTCACTTATTTTGCACGAAGTTCTAAAATATCAGCAGCAAAAAGCATTCTGTTTCTGTATGAGAATTTAATAAATGAAACAGAAGAACTTCCGTTAATTTCAAAAATAATAAACCCAAGAAACAGAGAGCGAAGAGATCCAATTACCGATAAAGGCTTTTTAGATTACAATCATTTGCATTTAGGGCAAATGTCTAACGAATTTCCGCTTTCTATTAGTCAGCGTAAAACTTTGTTGTCTTATTTAACAGCAGAAGAAAATGGAATTACAGCTGTAAACGGACCTCCAGGAACCGGAAAAACTACTTTATTGCAAAGTTTGGTGGCCACGGAAGTGGTGCGAGCTGCAATTAATGGAGAAGAAGCTCCTGTTATTTTGGCATGTTCAACAAATAACCAGGCGGTAACCAATATTATAGATAGTTTTATAAATTCTAAAAGTACTATGGGGAATTTAGCTGAACGCTGGATTCCTGGTTTTAATGGCTATGCTACGTATTTGCCATCAAGCTCTAAAAGTGAAAAATCTTTAAAAGATATTAATTATCTTAAAGGAAACATGTTTGGTAATGAAGGTACTTTGTGTGATTTAGAAAATGAGAATTATATACACGATGCCAAGAATTTCTTTTATAGTAGATATTTAGATTATTTTGGTTTCGGAGCTAATTCATTAGAAGATATCTGTAATCACCTGCAAGAAGAAATTTCGGTGATAGAAGATAATTTAATGGAGGGCGTTCAAATCTCTCAAGATTATTTATCCTCTATAGAAAAGGTGAATAATTTACTACTCAATAAGGAAAATCACATTAAAAAAAATGTAATTAAAATCTCAAAATTACAAGAGTGGAGAGATATTATTGTCAAGATAAAGTCGCTAGCTAAAGAAGGTAATTTTATCAACGAAATAAAACGTTATTTTAAAGTAGATTCAGAAGAAAATAGCAAAGACCAAGAACATCTTTTTATTATAAGTAAAGAAACTCTTACAGATGATAAAACAGCACTAGCCTTTATAAAAAAATGTATTACAGATTTTAATTTAGCGTTGTCATCAAACTTAAGGTTAAAAAACTGGAAATACTTAAATGAGATTACAGGCTATCCCTTTATTTCAGAAGAACAAATGTGGGAGTTCGAATATGAAAAAATGGATTCTAAAGATAAAACACATCGATTTTTTTATGATGAAATAGATTTAAGTTTACGTCACAAAGCGTTTTTATTAGCAACGCATTATTGGGAGGCAAGGTGGATTCTAGAAACAGAAGATGTTTTAGAAAATGAAACGGAAAAGGGAACTGGAGAAAAAACGGTCATTGCAAAATGGAAACGAAGAGCAATGTTAACGCCTTGTTTTGTGGCAACGTTATATACAGCACCAACACATTTTTTATTCAGCCAATTTCAAGGAGAGAATGAAAACGGAAAACCAATTTTCGAATACCTGCCGTTATTTAATTTTTTAGATTTATTAATTATTGATGAAGCTGGTCAAGTAACACCAGAAGTCAGTATTCCAATATTTTCATTAGCTCAAAAAGCAATTGTAGTAGGAGATTTAAAACAAATAGAACCAATTTGGTCTATTCCTCCAAAAATCGATTACGGAAATTTAACCGATCAAAATATTGTTACAGATCTAGCGCAAAAAGAATATCTAAATAACATTGGGTTTTTAGCATCAAGCGGAAGTATCATGAAAATGGCTCAAAATGCCTGCGAATATGAAACTCCATTAGTTACTACAAAAGAAAATGGATTATTGTTGTTAGAGCACAGAAGGTGTAATGATGAGATAATAGGATTTTGTAATGAACTAGCCTATGATGGTATTTTAAAACCGATGAAAGGGAAAGCGCATGAGGATCAGGTTTTTGCGTCCATGATGGCGTACCATGTAGAAGGTTATAGCGAGCGAAAGTTTAATAGTCGTCATAATATGAATGAGGTAAAAGCCATCATTTTATGGATCAATAGACACAAAGAAGATATACAAAAAGCGTATAATGTAGATAAAATAGAAAGTGTTTTAGGAATCATTACGCCTTTTGCTAGTCAGAAAACAGAACTTTCAAAAGCATTAATAGAATCTGGTTTTAAGGTAAACGAGATAAAACTAGGAACCGTTCATGCTTTGCAAGGAGCAGAGCGCAACATTGTCTTATTTAGTTCTGTATACACTAATGAAGACGAAGGTGTCCTGTTTTTCGATAGAGATAATAAACCAAACATGTTAAATGTAGCGGTATCCAGAGCAAGAGATAGTTTTATTCTCTTTGGAGATACCAGAATTTTTGATGAAACAAAAAGCACACCATCCGGAATTTTGAAAAAGCATTTAAATATGTTCGAAATGCCTACTTAA
- a CDS encoding HD family phosphohydrolase — translation MSNIVNKLYQNNAIIYKVILFLVATIAIVYLFPKGGQFKYDFNNGQLWKYDNLYAPFDFSIQKTAEEIALEKKQISENSKVYFLQDFDVEKSVKSNYKRRISLLKQSDSLSSDEIVNISKIGQNVIDNIYKRGFLEVVSQEKVSNKNEIVALRKGNEVEDILFKNLLTSKEVLEIIRSNLEAERSFYGKKILLDLLSEIIKPNIYLDTIYTDKVNENAIKNISYTKGIVEAGKLIILKGDIVEGKKLAILNSLKTESESQVWTDSNYNWIILGYTILVSLALLMLLLFLKKYRVEIYDNNNQVTFIFFNVFLMIFIQTLVIKYNADYLYVVPLSVLPIVLKAFFDARLGLFTHVLTVLLLGYIVPNSFEFIYLHIIAGMVTILTVSELYKRGNLFISVAQITLIYMVTYFAFSIIKEGNASQINWNYFMLFAANGLLSFLSIIIIYMYEKVFGLVSDITLLELSNTNAKLLRELNEKAPGTFQHSMQVANLAEAAANEIGANSMLVRTGALYHDIGKILNPMYFTENQSTGVNPHNDLSARDSSKIITDHVIKGVELAKKYKLPDRIIDFIRTHHGTSSTYYFYKKEQELNPDTKVDIKKFQYQGPIPFSKETAILMMCDASEAASKSLTKPTALSISNLIDKIISKQMADNQFLNSNITFREIEIIKKVIKKKLMNIYHLRVEYPE, via the coding sequence ATGAGTAATATAGTTAATAAACTTTACCAAAACAATGCCATTATTTATAAGGTAATTTTGTTTTTAGTTGCCACTATTGCAATTGTTTATTTGTTTCCAAAAGGAGGACAATTTAAATACGATTTTAATAATGGGCAACTTTGGAAATATGATAATTTATATGCGCCTTTTGATTTTTCTATTCAAAAAACTGCAGAAGAAATTGCATTAGAAAAGAAACAAATTTCAGAGAACTCAAAAGTTTATTTTTTACAAGATTTTGATGTTGAAAAGAGTGTAAAATCAAATTATAAAAGAAGGATTTCGCTATTAAAACAATCCGATTCTTTAAGTTCAGATGAAATTGTAAACATATCTAAAATTGGTCAAAATGTTATAGATAATATCTATAAACGAGGTTTTTTAGAGGTAGTAAGTCAAGAAAAGGTATCAAATAAAAACGAAATAGTTGCGCTTAGAAAAGGGAATGAGGTAGAAGATATATTGTTTAAAAACCTGTTAACGTCTAAAGAGGTTTTAGAAATAATTAGGAGTAATTTAGAAGCAGAAAGATCTTTTTATGGTAAAAAAATATTATTAGATTTATTATCAGAAATTATAAAACCCAACATCTATTTAGATACAATTTATACCGATAAAGTAAATGAAAATGCCATAAAAAATATTTCTTATACGAAAGGAATTGTAGAAGCTGGTAAATTAATTATCTTAAAAGGAGATATTGTAGAGGGAAAAAAATTAGCCATCCTAAATTCTTTAAAAACTGAATCTGAATCTCAGGTTTGGACGGACTCAAATTATAATTGGATTATTTTAGGGTATACAATCTTGGTTTCTCTTGCTTTATTGATGCTTTTATTATTCTTAAAAAAGTATAGAGTAGAAATATATGACAATAATAACCAGGTAACCTTTATCTTTTTCAATGTTTTTTTGATGATTTTTATACAAACGTTGGTTATTAAATATAATGCAGATTATTTGTATGTTGTTCCTTTAAGTGTACTTCCTATAGTTTTAAAAGCTTTTTTTGATGCGCGTTTAGGCTTGTTTACACACGTTTTAACAGTATTGCTTTTAGGGTATATTGTACCAAATAGTTTTGAGTTTATATATTTACATATCATTGCAGGTATGGTTACGATACTTACGGTTTCTGAGTTGTATAAAAGAGGTAACTTGTTTATTTCTGTAGCGCAAATTACGCTTATTTATATGGTAACTTATTTTGCTTTTTCTATCATTAAAGAAGGAAATGCCTCTCAAATAAATTGGAATTATTTTATGCTTTTTGCTGCCAATGGTTTGTTGTCCTTTTTGTCAATAATTATTATATATATGTATGAAAAGGTTTTTGGTTTGGTGTCTGATATTACTTTACTAGAGCTTTCTAATACAAATGCTAAGCTTTTAAGAGAGTTAAATGAAAAAGCTCCAGGTACGTTTCAGCATTCCATGCAAGTAGCTAATTTAGCAGAGGCAGCAGCTAATGAAATAGGAGCGAACTCTATGTTGGTTAGAACAGGTGCTTTGTATCATGATATTGGTAAAATATTAAACCCAATGTATTTTACAGAGAATCAATCTACAGGTGTTAATCCTCACAACGATTTATCTGCAAGAGATAGTTCTAAAATAATTACAGATCACGTTATTAAAGGAGTAGAGCTAGCTAAAAAGTATAAGTTACCAGATCGAATAATCGATTTTATAAGAACGCATCATGGTACAAGTTCTACCTATTACTTTTATAAGAAGGAACAAGAATTGAATCCAGATACAAAAGTAGATATAAAGAAGTTTCAATACCAAGGACCTATTCCTTTTTCAAAAGAGACAGCGATCTTAATGATGTGTGATGCATCGGAGGCAGCGTCTAAAAGTTTAACAAAACCAACAGCTTTGTCTATTAGTAATTTGATAGATAAAATTATAAGTAAACAAATGGCTGATAATCAGTTTTTGAACTCTAATATAACCTTTAGGGAGATAGAGATTATTAAGAAAGTGATCAAGAAAAAGCTGATGAATATCTATCATTTAAGGGTAGAATATCCAGAATAA
- a CDS encoding porin family protein — protein MKKEVVILFILLITSSYNFGQSSIRYFVKGGLNLSNTNFKVIEKGVSSSREFDNRKSFYVAAGINFPLTEEKDNILLQVQLAYSEQGWVYNYTEPGDFTTHEINQINLPIYLKARVHHNFYFNIGTYLGYVVHSKEKSSHNPNRFEVDDYKNFDSGLLAGLEYHFNFGLFLETKYMFGLSDISKVAYPSSFIEHSYKNRVLQIGLGYTF, from the coding sequence ATGAAAAAAGAAGTTGTAATTCTGTTTATACTTTTGATAACTAGTTCATATAATTTCGGACAATCTTCAATAAGATATTTTGTAAAAGGAGGTTTAAACCTTTCCAATACAAATTTTAAAGTGATTGAAAAAGGAGTGTCCTCAAGTAGAGAATTCGATAATCGAAAATCTTTTTATGTAGCAGCGGGAATTAATTTTCCATTAACAGAAGAAAAAGACAATATTTTATTACAAGTTCAATTGGCGTATTCAGAACAAGGATGGGTTTATAATTATACTGAACCAGGAGATTTTACCACGCACGAAATCAATCAAATTAATTTACCTATTTATTTAAAAGCAAGAGTTCATCATAATTTTTATTTTAACATCGGAACTTATTTAGGATATGTTGTACATTCGAAAGAGAAAAGCAGCCATAACCCTAATAGATTTGAAGTGGATGACTATAAAAATTTTGATTCGGGTTTACTGGCAGGTTTAGAATATCATTTTAATTTTGGATTATTTTTAGAAACTAAATATATGTTTGGTCTATCAGATATCTCTAAGGTCGCTTATCCTTCTTCGTTTATAGAGCATTCATATAAAAATAGAGTACTACAAATAGGTTTAGGTTACACGTTTTAA
- a CDS encoding acetyl-CoA C-acyltransferase encodes MKEVVIVSVARTPIGSFMGSLSTIPAPKLGAIAIKGALEKINLNPNLVEEVFMGNVVSAGLGQAPARQAAIFAGIPNTVPCTTVNKVCASGMKSIMLAAQTIALGDSDIVVAGGMENMSSIPHYQHARRGSKFGAITMEDGLQKDGLVDAYNNVAMGVCADTCATEYSFSREDQDAFAIQSYNRSAKAWSDGKYADEIVSVEIPQRRGEPIIFSEDEEYSNVRMDKIPTLRAAFTKDGTVTAANASTINDGGAALVLMSAEKAKELNITPLAKVISYADAAHEPEWFTTAPAKALPKALAKANISIGDVDYFELNEAFSIVGLANMKILGITDDKVNVNGGAVSLGHPLGVSGARIVIALTSILKQNNAKIGAAAICNGGGGASAFVIERIS; translated from the coding sequence ATGAAAGAAGTCGTAATTGTATCTGTAGCTAGAACTCCAATAGGAAGCTTTATGGGAAGTTTATCTACCATTCCTGCTCCTAAATTAGGGGCAATTGCTATAAAAGGAGCTTTAGAGAAAATAAACTTAAACCCTAATTTGGTTGAAGAAGTTTTTATGGGTAATGTTGTTTCTGCTGGCTTAGGTCAGGCGCCTGCAAGACAAGCGGCCATTTTTGCAGGAATACCTAATACAGTGCCTTGTACTACCGTAAATAAAGTATGTGCTTCTGGTATGAAATCTATTATGTTAGCAGCACAAACCATTGCTTTAGGTGATTCTGATATTGTTGTTGCAGGTGGTATGGAAAACATGAGTTCTATTCCGCACTACCAACATGCAAGAAGAGGATCTAAGTTTGGAGCTATAACAATGGAGGATGGACTTCAAAAAGATGGTTTAGTAGATGCTTATAACAATGTTGCAATGGGTGTTTGCGCAGATACTTGTGCTACTGAATATAGTTTCTCTAGAGAAGATCAAGATGCATTTGCGATACAATCTTATAACCGTTCTGCAAAAGCTTGGAGTGATGGAAAATATGCTGATGAAATTGTATCTGTTGAAATTCCTCAAAGACGAGGAGAACCAATTATTTTTTCTGAGGATGAAGAATACAGCAATGTAAGAATGGATAAAATTCCAACCTTAAGAGCTGCTTTTACAAAAGACGGAACTGTTACTGCAGCCAATGCCTCTACAATTAATGATGGTGGCGCTGCACTAGTATTAATGTCTGCAGAAAAAGCAAAAGAATTAAACATTACACCTCTAGCTAAAGTAATTAGTTATGCAGATGCGGCACATGAGCCAGAGTGGTTTACAACTGCACCAGCCAAAGCACTGCCAAAAGCCTTAGCAAAAGCAAATATTTCTATAGGTGATGTAGATTATTTTGAATTAAACGAAGCTTTTTCTATTGTTGGTTTAGCAAATATGAAAATTTTAGGTATTACAGATGATAAAGTAAATGTAAATGGTGGTGCTGTTTCTTTAGGACATCCGTTAGGAGTTTCTGGAGCTAGAATAGTAATTGCTTTAACTTCTATATTAAAACAAAATAATGCTAAAATTGGCGCTGCAGCTATTTGTAATGGTGGTGGTGGAGCAAGTGCATTCGTTATAGAGCGAATTTCGTAA